A portion of the Mytilus galloprovincialis chromosome 12, xbMytGall1.hap1.1, whole genome shotgun sequence genome contains these proteins:
- the LOC143054754 gene encoding diacylglycerol kinase theta-like isoform X6 — MDDSENMVRGQGGGITPDDPGHGHFFIKKTFHKPTYCHHCTDMLWGLIGQGFVCEVCNFVVHERCLKTVVSACSSIATNLIKNPVAHSWSEAGHFKRKFCNVCRRRLEDSQAIRCEICEYYAHEDCSDFSVSDCKECATYGPHKVNAVQYHHWREGNLPANSKCLACKKTCWSSECLSGMRCEWCGVTAHASCYRLLPTECNFGSLREIMLPPNCLTIPRMDVPMETVLGIKGRGDIGRTISEEWPSSGDTATTDDDERQGPTRSPKDKDSKDKEKDLETEIIRVFDGNSSMKRKLYRTISVPKNAPAQAILEAALKTFHISDDPKNYYVSEASEYGVYFAGEKELDKNSPIRDQLLSPDGKRPSIFLRYKERDPNKGVIKVYPGGVRGTSGYKNIEVTKDTTTEEVIQLALRKFGFSDDIHDNPENFSLIEVSLDKGVTERMLDMSEKPWQLMQESRKESLRQNRMTRFYLQQKEDPHGPRISLFVGNLPTGLAQRQYEKILLDVIGPGNKWQAVDVIYYEYGALVLVYTTSEKANAVFNSLQDAVFDDKQLLVLLLPNIQSQMIPDSTNPLLVFVNVKSGGCQGSELITSFRKLLNPHQVFNLENGGPLPGLYVFRNIPYYKILACGGDGTVGWVLSCLDNVGQDAVCQSPPLAIVPLGTGNDLARVLRWGPGYGGGEDPLNVLRDVIDADEIKLDRWTVIFHPNEKEQDETKIAIDHDTNCPNTNEDTTTIFVMNNYFGIGIDAEVCLDFHNAREGKPDKFNSRFHNKGVYVKIGLRKMINRRSLVRDLHRYIKVEVDGKPIDLPPVEGLIILNILSWGSGSNPWGPEREDQFAKPTHYDGMLEIVGVTGVVHMGQIHSGLRTGIRIAQGGHLRITLLSDLPVHVDGEPWIQPAGQVVVLRSALKATMLKKSKNKIKRRNTEPSIFFPDNEPLQLQSPSDETEPL; from the exons ATGGATGATTCGGAAAACATGGTCCGCGGACAGGGTGGAGGAATTACCCCGGACGACCCCGGACACGGGCATTTTTTCATCAAGAAGACTTTTCACAAGCCCACTTATTGTCATCATTGTACCGATATGTTATGGGGGCTTATAGGGCAAGGATTCGTCTGTGAAG tttgtaaTTTTGTTGTCCATGAAAGATGTTTAAAAACAGTTGTCTCAGCTTGTTCTAGTATTGCTACTAATTTGATTAAG AATCCAGTAGCCCATAGTTGGTCAGAAGCAGgccattttaaaagaaaattttgtaatgttTGTCGTAGACGATTGGAGGATAGTCAAGCTATCCGATGTGAAA TTTGTGAATATTATGCACATGAAGACTGTTCCGATTTCTCTGTCAGTGATTGTAAAGAATGTGCAACTTATGGTCCACATAAG GTAAATGCTGTACAATATCACCACTGGAGAGAAGGGAACCTTCCAGCTAACTCAAAATGTCTGGCTTGTAAGAAGACTTGCTGGTCATCAGAATGTTTGTCAGGCATGCGATGTGAATGGTGTGGAGTTACG GCCCATGCTAGCTGCTATAGACTTCTCCCGACAGAATGTAACTTTGGGAGTCTAAGGGAGATAATGCTGCCACCGAATTGTTTAACCATTCCTCGTATGGATGTTCCCATGGAAACAGTTCTTGGAATCAAAGGAAGGGGAGACA TAGGAAGGACAATCTCCGAGGAATGGCCCTCTAGTGGTGACACAGCTACAACCGATGACGACGAGAGACAAGGTCCTACAAGATCACCAAAGGATAAAGATTCAAAAGATAAAGAAAAGGATTTAGAAA ctGAAATAATACGAGTTTTTGATGGTAATTCTTCCATGAAGAGGAAATTATACAGGACAATATCTGTACCTAAAAATGCTCCTGCTCAAGCTATTTTG GAAGCAGCTTTGAAAACATTCCACATATCAGATGACCCAAAGAATTACTATGTATCTGAGGCTTCTGAATATG GTGTCTATTTTGCAGGTGAAAAGGAGCTAGATAAAAACAGTCCAATCAGAGACCAACTTCTATCGCCAGACGGGAAGAGGCCTTCAATTTTCCTCCGTTACAAAGAAAGAGACCCCAATAAAGGTGTTATCAAGGTGTACCCAGGCGGTGTGAG AGGCACATCTGGGTACAAGAACATTGAAGTAACCAAAGATACCACTACAGAGGAAGTTATACAGCTAGCACTGAGGAAATTTGGATTCAGT GATGATATTCATGACAACCCAGAGAATTTCAGTTTAATAGAAGTATCACTAGATAAAGGAGTAACAGAAAGAATGTTAGACATGAGTGAAAAACCATGGCAACTGATGCAGGAAAGTCGAAAG GAATCTTTACGGCAGAACAGAATGACTCGATTTTACCTTCAACAAAAAGAAGATCCCCATGGACCAAGGATTTCTTTGTTTGTGGGAAACTTACCTACTGGTTTAGCACAACGCCAGTATGAAAAAATATTACTGGATGTAATTGGTCCAG GAAATAAGTGGCAAGCAGTAGATGTAATATATTATGAGTATGGTGCCCTGGTATTAGTGTATACCACTTCAGAGAAAGCTAACGCAGTTTTTAATTCTTTACAAGATGCTGTGTTTGACGACAAACAGTTACTTGTTTTGTTACTTCCAAACATTCAG TCACAGATGATTCCTGATAGCACCAACCCTTTGTTAGTTTTTGTAAATGTGAAAAGTGGTGGTTGCCAAGGAAGTGAGCTCATTACGTCCTTTCGCAAGCTTCTCAATCCTCATCaagtttttaatttagaaaatggtggtcCTTTACCAGG GTTGTATGTCTTTCGAAATATTCCTTATTACAAGATTTTAGCATGTGGTGGTGATGGGACAGTTGGCTGGGTTTTATCCTGTTTAGATAATGTTGGACAGGATGCAGTTTGCCAGTCGCCTCCCTTAGCTATTGTTCCACTGGGGACAG GTAATGATCTGGCACGTGTACTGAGATGGGGACCAGGTTATGGCGGTGGAGAAGATCCATTAAATGTGTTACGTGATGTGATAGATGCTGATGAAATCAAATTAGATCG GTGGACTGTGATTTTCCATCCAAATGAGAAAGAGCAAGACGAGACAAAAATAGCTATAGATCATGACACGAACTGTCCTAACACTAATGAGGACACCACAACCATATTTGtaatgaataattattttggaATCGGCATTGACGCTGAAGTTTGTTTGGACTTCCATAATGCAAGGGAAGGGAAACCAGATAAATTTAATAGTAG atttcaTAACAAAGGTGTATATGTTAAAATTGGTTTACGAAAAATGATAAATAGACGCTCCCTAGTACGAGATTTACATCGGTATATAAAGGTAGAAGTTGACGGAAAACCTATAGACCTGCCACCTGTAGAAGGacttattatattaaatatactcAG TTGGGGATCAGGATCCAATCCATGGGGGCCAGAAAGAGAGGACCAATTTGCCAAGCCTACACATTATGATGGCATGCTTGAAATTGTTGGAGTGACAGGCGTCGTCCATATGGGTCAGATACATAGTGGTTTACGCACTGGTATACGGATAGCCCAGGGAGGCCAT
- the LOC143054754 gene encoding diacylglycerol kinase theta-like isoform X5, with protein sequence MDDSENMVRGQGGGITPDDPGHGHFFIKKTFHKPTYCHHCTDMLWGLIGQGFVCEVCNFVVHERCLKTVVSACSSIATNLIKNPVAHSWSEAGHFKRKFCNVCRRRLEDSQAIRCEICEYYAHEDCSDFSVSDCKECATYGPHKVNAVQYHHWREGNLPANSKCLACKKTCWSSECLSGMRCEWCGVTAHASCYRLLPTECNFGSLREIMLPPNCLTIPRMDVPMETVLGIKGRGDKRKRLHAEKINKILEPSNFEKLWESGAGFFSRLTKSGRTISEEWPSSGDTATTDDDERQGPTRSPKDKDSKDKEKDLETEIIRVFDGNSSMKRKLYRTISVPKNAPAQAILEAALKTFHISDDPKNYYVSEASEYGVYFAGEKELDKNSPIRDQLLSPDGKRPSIFLRYKERDPNKGVIKVYPGGVRGTSGYKNIEVTKDTTTEEVIQLALRKFGFSDDIHDNPENFSLIEVSLDKGVTERMLDMSEKPWQLMQESRKESLRQNRMTRFYLQQKEDPHGPRISLFVGNLPTGLAQRQYEKILLDVIGPGNKWQAVDVIYYEYGALVLVYTTSEKANAVFNSLQDAVFDDKQLLVLLLPNIQSQMIPDSTNPLLVFVNVKSGGCQGSELITSFRKLLNPHQVFNLENGGPLPGLYVFRNIPYYKILACGGDGTVGWVLSCLDNVGQDAVCQSPPLAIVPLGTGNDLARVLRWGPGYGGGEDPLNVLRDVIDADEIKLDRWTVIFHPNEKEQDETKIAIDHDTNCPNTNEDTTTIFVMNNYFGIGIDAEVCLDFHNAREGKPDKFNSRFHNKGVYVKIGLRKMINRRSLVRDLHRYIKVEVDGKPIDLPPVEGLIILNILSWGSGSNPWGPEREDQFAKPTHYDGMLEIVGVTGVVHMGQIHSGLRTGIRIAQGGHLRITLLSDLPVHVDGEPWIQPAGQVVVLRSALKATMLKKSKNKIKRRNTEPSIFFPDNEPLQLQSPSDETEPL encoded by the exons ATGGATGATTCGGAAAACATGGTCCGCGGACAGGGTGGAGGAATTACCCCGGACGACCCCGGACACGGGCATTTTTTCATCAAGAAGACTTTTCACAAGCCCACTTATTGTCATCATTGTACCGATATGTTATGGGGGCTTATAGGGCAAGGATTCGTCTGTGAAG tttgtaaTTTTGTTGTCCATGAAAGATGTTTAAAAACAGTTGTCTCAGCTTGTTCTAGTATTGCTACTAATTTGATTAAG AATCCAGTAGCCCATAGTTGGTCAGAAGCAGgccattttaaaagaaaattttgtaatgttTGTCGTAGACGATTGGAGGATAGTCAAGCTATCCGATGTGAAA TTTGTGAATATTATGCACATGAAGACTGTTCCGATTTCTCTGTCAGTGATTGTAAAGAATGTGCAACTTATGGTCCACATAAG GTAAATGCTGTACAATATCACCACTGGAGAGAAGGGAACCTTCCAGCTAACTCAAAATGTCTGGCTTGTAAGAAGACTTGCTGGTCATCAGAATGTTTGTCAGGCATGCGATGTGAATGGTGTGGAGTTACG GCCCATGCTAGCTGCTATAGACTTCTCCCGACAGAATGTAACTTTGGGAGTCTAAGGGAGATAATGCTGCCACCGAATTGTTTAACCATTCCTCGTATGGATGTTCCCATGGAAACAGTTCTTGGAATCAAAGGAAGGGGAGACA AACGTAAACGGTTGCATgctgaaaaaataaacaagatattggAACCTTCAAATTTTGAGAAGCTATGGGAATCTGGGGCTGGTTTTTTCTCACGGTTAACAAAAAGCG GAAGGACAATCTCCGAGGAATGGCCCTCTAGTGGTGACACAGCTACAACCGATGACGACGAGAGACAAGGTCCTACAAGATCACCAAAGGATAAAGATTCAAAAGATAAAGAAAAGGATTTAGAAA ctGAAATAATACGAGTTTTTGATGGTAATTCTTCCATGAAGAGGAAATTATACAGGACAATATCTGTACCTAAAAATGCTCCTGCTCAAGCTATTTTG GAAGCAGCTTTGAAAACATTCCACATATCAGATGACCCAAAGAATTACTATGTATCTGAGGCTTCTGAATATG GTGTCTATTTTGCAGGTGAAAAGGAGCTAGATAAAAACAGTCCAATCAGAGACCAACTTCTATCGCCAGACGGGAAGAGGCCTTCAATTTTCCTCCGTTACAAAGAAAGAGACCCCAATAAAGGTGTTATCAAGGTGTACCCAGGCGGTGTGAG AGGCACATCTGGGTACAAGAACATTGAAGTAACCAAAGATACCACTACAGAGGAAGTTATACAGCTAGCACTGAGGAAATTTGGATTCAGT GATGATATTCATGACAACCCAGAGAATTTCAGTTTAATAGAAGTATCACTAGATAAAGGAGTAACAGAAAGAATGTTAGACATGAGTGAAAAACCATGGCAACTGATGCAGGAAAGTCGAAAG GAATCTTTACGGCAGAACAGAATGACTCGATTTTACCTTCAACAAAAAGAAGATCCCCATGGACCAAGGATTTCTTTGTTTGTGGGAAACTTACCTACTGGTTTAGCACAACGCCAGTATGAAAAAATATTACTGGATGTAATTGGTCCAG GAAATAAGTGGCAAGCAGTAGATGTAATATATTATGAGTATGGTGCCCTGGTATTAGTGTATACCACTTCAGAGAAAGCTAACGCAGTTTTTAATTCTTTACAAGATGCTGTGTTTGACGACAAACAGTTACTTGTTTTGTTACTTCCAAACATTCAG TCACAGATGATTCCTGATAGCACCAACCCTTTGTTAGTTTTTGTAAATGTGAAAAGTGGTGGTTGCCAAGGAAGTGAGCTCATTACGTCCTTTCGCAAGCTTCTCAATCCTCATCaagtttttaatttagaaaatggtggtcCTTTACCAGG GTTGTATGTCTTTCGAAATATTCCTTATTACAAGATTTTAGCATGTGGTGGTGATGGGACAGTTGGCTGGGTTTTATCCTGTTTAGATAATGTTGGACAGGATGCAGTTTGCCAGTCGCCTCCCTTAGCTATTGTTCCACTGGGGACAG GTAATGATCTGGCACGTGTACTGAGATGGGGACCAGGTTATGGCGGTGGAGAAGATCCATTAAATGTGTTACGTGATGTGATAGATGCTGATGAAATCAAATTAGATCG GTGGACTGTGATTTTCCATCCAAATGAGAAAGAGCAAGACGAGACAAAAATAGCTATAGATCATGACACGAACTGTCCTAACACTAATGAGGACACCACAACCATATTTGtaatgaataattattttggaATCGGCATTGACGCTGAAGTTTGTTTGGACTTCCATAATGCAAGGGAAGGGAAACCAGATAAATTTAATAGTAG atttcaTAACAAAGGTGTATATGTTAAAATTGGTTTACGAAAAATGATAAATAGACGCTCCCTAGTACGAGATTTACATCGGTATATAAAGGTAGAAGTTGACGGAAAACCTATAGACCTGCCACCTGTAGAAGGacttattatattaaatatactcAG TTGGGGATCAGGATCCAATCCATGGGGGCCAGAAAGAGAGGACCAATTTGCCAAGCCTACACATTATGATGGCATGCTTGAAATTGTTGGAGTGACAGGCGTCGTCCATATGGGTCAGATACATAGTGGTTTACGCACTGGTATACGGATAGCCCAGGGAGGCCAT
- the LOC143054754 gene encoding diacylglycerol kinase theta-like isoform X1, whose product MDDSENMVRGQGGGITPDDPGHGHFFIKKTFHKPTYCHHCTDMLWGLIGQGFVCEVCNFVVHERCLKTVVSACSSIATNLIKNPVAHSWSEAGHFKRKFCNVCRRRLEDSQAIRCEICEYYAHEDCSDFSVSDCKECATYGPHKVNAVQYHHWREGNLPANSKCLACKKTCWSSECLSGMRCEWCGVTAHASCYRLLPTECNFGSLREIMLPPNCLTIPRMDVPMETVLGIKGRGDKRKRLHAEKINKILEPSNFEKLWESGAGFFSRLTKSESNISMLPSSNLKIQTIEERKKKRKRRKQKKTQTTRLEKCYSRCFIRIGRTISEEWPSSGDTATTDDDERQGPTRSPKDKDSKDKEKDLETEIIRVFDGNSSMKRKLYRTISVPKNAPAQAILEAALKTFHISDDPKNYYVSEASEYGVYFAGEKELDKNSPIRDQLLSPDGKRPSIFLRYKERDPNKGVIKVYPGGVRGTSGYKNIEVTKDTTTEEVIQLALRKFGFSDDIHDNPENFSLIEVSLDKGVTERMLDMSEKPWQLMQESRKESLRQNRMTRFYLQQKEDPHGPRISLFVGNLPTGLAQRQYEKILLDVIGPGNKWQAVDVIYYEYGALVLVYTTSEKANAVFNSLQDAVFDDKQLLVLLLPNIQSQMIPDSTNPLLVFVNVKSGGCQGSELITSFRKLLNPHQVFNLENGGPLPGLYVFRNIPYYKILACGGDGTVGWVLSCLDNVGQDAVCQSPPLAIVPLGTGNDLARVLRWGPGYGGGEDPLNVLRDVIDADEIKLDRWTVIFHPNEKEQDETKIAIDHDTNCPNTNEDTTTIFVMNNYFGIGIDAEVCLDFHNAREGKPDKFNSRFHNKGVYVKIGLRKMINRRSLVRDLHRYIKVEVDGKPIDLPPVEGLIILNILSWGSGSNPWGPEREDQFAKPTHYDGMLEIVGVTGVVHMGQIHSGLRTGIRIAQGGHLRITLLSDLPVHVDGEPWIQPAGQVVVLRSALKATMLKKSKNKIKRRNTEPSIFFPDNEPLQLQSPSDETEPL is encoded by the exons ATGGATGATTCGGAAAACATGGTCCGCGGACAGGGTGGAGGAATTACCCCGGACGACCCCGGACACGGGCATTTTTTCATCAAGAAGACTTTTCACAAGCCCACTTATTGTCATCATTGTACCGATATGTTATGGGGGCTTATAGGGCAAGGATTCGTCTGTGAAG tttgtaaTTTTGTTGTCCATGAAAGATGTTTAAAAACAGTTGTCTCAGCTTGTTCTAGTATTGCTACTAATTTGATTAAG AATCCAGTAGCCCATAGTTGGTCAGAAGCAGgccattttaaaagaaaattttgtaatgttTGTCGTAGACGATTGGAGGATAGTCAAGCTATCCGATGTGAAA TTTGTGAATATTATGCACATGAAGACTGTTCCGATTTCTCTGTCAGTGATTGTAAAGAATGTGCAACTTATGGTCCACATAAG GTAAATGCTGTACAATATCACCACTGGAGAGAAGGGAACCTTCCAGCTAACTCAAAATGTCTGGCTTGTAAGAAGACTTGCTGGTCATCAGAATGTTTGTCAGGCATGCGATGTGAATGGTGTGGAGTTACG GCCCATGCTAGCTGCTATAGACTTCTCCCGACAGAATGTAACTTTGGGAGTCTAAGGGAGATAATGCTGCCACCGAATTGTTTAACCATTCCTCGTATGGATGTTCCCATGGAAACAGTTCTTGGAATCAAAGGAAGGGGAGACA AACGTAAACGGTTGCATgctgaaaaaataaacaagatattggAACCTTCAAATTTTGAGAAGCTATGGGAATCTGGGGCTGGTTTTTTCTCACGGTTAACAAAAAGCG AAAGCAACATATCTATGCTGCCCTCATctaatttgaaaattcaaacaatTGAAGAgagaaagaagaaaagaaaacgtagaaaacaaaagaaaacccAAACAACGCGTTTAGAAAAATGTTACAGTCGATGCTTCATTAGAA TAGGAAGGACAATCTCCGAGGAATGGCCCTCTAGTGGTGACACAGCTACAACCGATGACGACGAGAGACAAGGTCCTACAAGATCACCAAAGGATAAAGATTCAAAAGATAAAGAAAAGGATTTAGAAA ctGAAATAATACGAGTTTTTGATGGTAATTCTTCCATGAAGAGGAAATTATACAGGACAATATCTGTACCTAAAAATGCTCCTGCTCAAGCTATTTTG GAAGCAGCTTTGAAAACATTCCACATATCAGATGACCCAAAGAATTACTATGTATCTGAGGCTTCTGAATATG GTGTCTATTTTGCAGGTGAAAAGGAGCTAGATAAAAACAGTCCAATCAGAGACCAACTTCTATCGCCAGACGGGAAGAGGCCTTCAATTTTCCTCCGTTACAAAGAAAGAGACCCCAATAAAGGTGTTATCAAGGTGTACCCAGGCGGTGTGAG AGGCACATCTGGGTACAAGAACATTGAAGTAACCAAAGATACCACTACAGAGGAAGTTATACAGCTAGCACTGAGGAAATTTGGATTCAGT GATGATATTCATGACAACCCAGAGAATTTCAGTTTAATAGAAGTATCACTAGATAAAGGAGTAACAGAAAGAATGTTAGACATGAGTGAAAAACCATGGCAACTGATGCAGGAAAGTCGAAAG GAATCTTTACGGCAGAACAGAATGACTCGATTTTACCTTCAACAAAAAGAAGATCCCCATGGACCAAGGATTTCTTTGTTTGTGGGAAACTTACCTACTGGTTTAGCACAACGCCAGTATGAAAAAATATTACTGGATGTAATTGGTCCAG GAAATAAGTGGCAAGCAGTAGATGTAATATATTATGAGTATGGTGCCCTGGTATTAGTGTATACCACTTCAGAGAAAGCTAACGCAGTTTTTAATTCTTTACAAGATGCTGTGTTTGACGACAAACAGTTACTTGTTTTGTTACTTCCAAACATTCAG TCACAGATGATTCCTGATAGCACCAACCCTTTGTTAGTTTTTGTAAATGTGAAAAGTGGTGGTTGCCAAGGAAGTGAGCTCATTACGTCCTTTCGCAAGCTTCTCAATCCTCATCaagtttttaatttagaaaatggtggtcCTTTACCAGG GTTGTATGTCTTTCGAAATATTCCTTATTACAAGATTTTAGCATGTGGTGGTGATGGGACAGTTGGCTGGGTTTTATCCTGTTTAGATAATGTTGGACAGGATGCAGTTTGCCAGTCGCCTCCCTTAGCTATTGTTCCACTGGGGACAG GTAATGATCTGGCACGTGTACTGAGATGGGGACCAGGTTATGGCGGTGGAGAAGATCCATTAAATGTGTTACGTGATGTGATAGATGCTGATGAAATCAAATTAGATCG GTGGACTGTGATTTTCCATCCAAATGAGAAAGAGCAAGACGAGACAAAAATAGCTATAGATCATGACACGAACTGTCCTAACACTAATGAGGACACCACAACCATATTTGtaatgaataattattttggaATCGGCATTGACGCTGAAGTTTGTTTGGACTTCCATAATGCAAGGGAAGGGAAACCAGATAAATTTAATAGTAG atttcaTAACAAAGGTGTATATGTTAAAATTGGTTTACGAAAAATGATAAATAGACGCTCCCTAGTACGAGATTTACATCGGTATATAAAGGTAGAAGTTGACGGAAAACCTATAGACCTGCCACCTGTAGAAGGacttattatattaaatatactcAG TTGGGGATCAGGATCCAATCCATGGGGGCCAGAAAGAGAGGACCAATTTGCCAAGCCTACACATTATGATGGCATGCTTGAAATTGTTGGAGTGACAGGCGTCGTCCATATGGGTCAGATACATAGTGGTTTACGCACTGGTATACGGATAGCCCAGGGAGGCCAT